The DNA window TTACCCATACGTTGCCCCCAGCCATGCGGCAGGCATCATCGTCTATGGCTTGTCGCCCTCCTACAGTGCTTTGTGCTTCTTGAGTAGATAATTGGTTGTTCTTGAAGTTTTTAAGATTTTTCATGTTTTGTGTATGTTATATTATTGAGTGAATAAATTAAAAATCAATTATACCAAGGAGTACAGCTATTGCCATTCCAATACCCGCCTGAATCCTCGCATTCCTTTCCGTTAATTAGCCTAAACCCTCCTTTTACTTTTTTCAAATCAGATTTTACAACCTCGTCGTTCTTAAATTTTTTAAGGTTTTTCATGTAGTTATATCTAAAGTGTTTTGTGAATAAAAATAAATAGGTTGATTGGGGTAAGTGCCAGGGCAGTATTCATACCTTACAGGTAAATTTTACCTACAGTTAGGTTATACGCCCCAATACCCAGCGCACTTAGCCCCCAATACCTAAGGCATTACTTCCAGCCAATGCACAAACAAGGCTCTACCCACTGGTAACCATCAGCAAGACATTGCGCTCTGGTGATTCTGATACCACCTTTTACTTTTTGCAAATCAGTTTTTACAATTGCATTGTTCTTGAAATTTTTAAGATTTTTCATGTTTTGTTATTTGTTTAAAAAGGTTTCTAAATAGTTGAATAAGACTTGTAACCTATCTCGACTTTTAATAATGGGCGACCATCATTCACTTTGTCCGTTGACTTCAAGTTTTCTCGTCATTTAACAAAAGCAATAGTTTTCGCAAACACTCAAAAAGACGAGACGAGTTCTCAAACAATACTTGTGATTGACAACCTCAATGAGATATAAGGCTTAAAGTATTGTTGAGTTCTGATTGCCTCACGAGCATTGTTTGAGTCATTCAACGAGGGTAAAGGTAGAGGGGCAAAACCTGGCAAACGCTTTACATTATAAGGTGGGCCTTTTTTTTGTTGAAAAATGGGTTTGGAGAGTCTACGGGGTGATTTTATGTCTTGAGTATTTATAAATTTAACAAAAGTAGCGAGTGTCATGAAGCGAATTGATACTTGCCTGGCAACAAAATGTAGAGGGAAAATTGACTGGGGGTAAAAAAATGAAGAGATTTAGGCAAGTGAAAGGAGTATTGTTAAATCAACACAAAACAAAAGATGAACACCTATAAGAAATTTACCGAAAGGATGCAAAAAATTGCCGACATCAACAACTCGGCTGCTTTGCTACAGTGGGACCAGGAAGTATACATGCCACCCAAAAGTGCTGGCCGACGTGCCCAGCAATTGTCTACTTTGGCAGGCTTGGCACATGAGCTATTTACTGCTGATGACACTGGTCACTTGTTAGACGAGCTTGCCAATGCCGACTTGAGCGAGGCTGAAAAAGCGAATGTAAGCTATACCAAAGCGGAGTACGACAAGTACAAAAAAGTACCCAAGGAGTTTGTAGAAAAAACCAGTGCGGCAGTGTCCAAAGCTTTTCAGTCGTGGAACAACGCCAAGCAACAAAAAAACTTTGCCCTATATGCGCCCGATTTAGAAGCATTGCTTGAGCTAAAGTTGCAAGAGTGTGAGTACCTGGGCTACGAGGAACACCCTTATAATGCCCAGCTCGATATTTACGAAAAGAACATGACCGTAGACCAGCTCGAAGTATTGTTTGGGCAGGTAAAAGCGCGTTTGTTTCCTTTTATAGAGAAAATATACCACGCCGAACAAGTGAGCGATGAGTTGATGTATCAGCACTTTGACAAAGACAAACAGTGGGATTATGGCATCGAGATACTCAAACAAATTGGCTATGATCTGGACGCAGGCCGACAAGATGTTTCGTCGCATCCGTTTACTACCAATTTTAGTGCAACCGATGTGCGGGTAACTACCCGAATAGACGAAAACAACCTAAGCGAAATGCTGTGGAGCACCATACATGAGGGGGGGCACGCTTTGTATGAACAGGGGCTCAAAGACGAAAACTATGGTTTGCCTTCGGGTGCCTACCTTACCTTGGGCATGCACGAGTCACAGTCGCGCCTGTGGGAAAACAACGTAGGGCGTTCGCTTAACTTTTGGCAAGGCAACTTTGCCCGTTTGCAAGAGGTGTTTCCCAGTCAATTGGGCAAGCATAACGCCAACGATTTTTTTAAGGCAATGAATAAGGTGCAGCCTTCGCCCATCAGAACCAATGCCGATGAGTTGACTTACCATTTTCACGTGCTCATTCGCTACGAGATAGAAAAAGAGCTGTTTGAGAAAAAGCTAAAGGTGGCTGACCTCAAGGATAAATGGAACGCTATGTATAAGCAATACTTGGGGCTTGACATCAAAAACGACGCTGAAGGTGTGCTGCAAGACATTCACTGGAGCCACGGCAGTTTTGGTTACTTTCCTACTTACTCTATCGGAAGTTTTTACGCCGCCCAGTTTTACGCCCAGGCAGTG is part of the Microscilla marina ATCC 23134 genome and encodes:
- a CDS encoding carboxypeptidase M32, yielding MNTYKKFTERMQKIADINNSAALLQWDQEVYMPPKSAGRRAQQLSTLAGLAHELFTADDTGHLLDELANADLSEAEKANVSYTKAEYDKYKKVPKEFVEKTSAAVSKAFQSWNNAKQQKNFALYAPDLEALLELKLQECEYLGYEEHPYNAQLDIYEKNMTVDQLEVLFGQVKARLFPFIEKIYHAEQVSDELMYQHFDKDKQWDYGIEILKQIGYDLDAGRQDVSSHPFTTNFSATDVRVTTRIDENNLSEMLWSTIHEGGHALYEQGLKDENYGLPSGAYLTLGMHESQSRLWENNVGRSLNFWQGNFARLQEVFPSQLGKHNANDFFKAMNKVQPSPIRTNADELTYHFHVLIRYEIEKELFEKKLKVADLKDKWNAMYKQYLGLDIKNDAEGVLQDIHWSHGSFGYFPTYSIGSFYAAQFYAQAVQDIPGVEDDIRAKNPAKLLEWLQKNIHQYGRRYKADELCKRVTGEILNFDYFMRYIEEKYASIYDLSGVGV